The genomic region AAATCAACCCACAATCAACGCATACGACACAACTCATCACAGGAGAAAGCACGCATTCGAACGAGTGCCGCCATCTTAATGAGATCGATCAGGCCATTATTATAAACACTCGCTTTGCCATTGCGGTCAGAGTCTCTCGAGGACTGGTGAGGTAAGGGGGGGTGTCCTGTGCCTCCTGCAGCTGCGGACATCGGCCTGTACGGTAAAGAAACACACGGAAAAATTTACTTATACACTGTACATAcactcatctatatctatatatatatgtctctatataacTATTACATAACTTTATCtaatatatttgtatctttatatctatgtacctatctatatctacatgtacttgtatctatatatctatatacatatcaatatatacatatatctgtatctatatatctatatgtatgtctatattcataatcatatatttagttatacatatatatatatatatatatatatatatatatatatatataatataatatgtatatattataaatatatatatacatatatgtatttatatgtacatatatatatacatatatatatatatatatatatatatatatatatatatatatatatatatacatatatatatatatatatatatatatatatatatatatataaataaatatatatatatatatatatatatatatattagttatatatatatatttagttataacttcagtatatagataaatatatctgtatctatatatccatatctacatctacattatatctacatctatatttccAAGTCTGTATATCttcagtacatttatatatttatatatttgtatatttatatatttatataattatatatttatgtatttatatatttatatatttatacatttatatatttatatatttatatatttatatattcatatatttatatatttatatattcatatatttatctacatatctgtaaatctatatatCATGGGTTCCCAACCTTGGAGCCATGACCCCTAGGAGAGCCACGGGGTACTTCCTAGGGGGCCATGAAGCACTTTGAAAATTATGACGTCGCATTAAACTGAAATTCATGTCACCGACAGTACTTAACTCTCACAtatcaatgaaatgaaatatttcTATAAAGCGTTCTTGGcctatagctactgacaccattagACTATTCATAAATTGTGATAAATGAATTTGAAAAGATGTCAGTCCTTAGAGATTATTTTATTGGTCGGGGGCCGCAGGAGGAAGAAGGTTGGGAGCCAcagctatatatttatgtgtctgtgtattaatgtttgtgtatctgtctacacaaacatatatatatatatatatatatatatatatatatatatatgtatatatgtatatgtatgtatatgtatatatataagtatatatttatatgtatatatatgtatatatacatagaaatttatatatgtaaatatatttatttaacacacacacacacacacacacacacacacacacacacacacacacacacacacacacacacacacacacacacacacacacacacacacacacacacacacacacacacacacacacacacacaaacgcacgcacacaaacacatatatatagatgtattgtatatatatgtaaataaacacgcacacacatatgtatgcatacacacattgatAGATGCATCACATTATTAAAGTAAATGATATTACCTGTAATCCAGTTGCTCTTACTTAAAGGGAATTCGAATAAATGAGTTCCTGTCATTATATGATATCTTCTGAATCATTTATTTTGAGGAACGATTTGTGGTTGCAGAAATGTTAGTAAGAGTCAGAATTACTTAAtgcagtgaagaaaaaaaaaaacatttcatattTTAGTTATCTGTTGTGCGATTTGGTCACGCTAGCAAATCGTAATTCGTTATCCCTCTTTGAAcacttaaaaagaaataaactttACAGTCAAATGTACTGCAATaattcacacacataaaataccCTGAAACTCAAGGATTTATTATGTCATTGCTTATCAACggtaaaatgagaattataacatAACAGTTGAATTTCATTTATCAGAACACTTGCAGTTTAGaagaactatttttttcttcttcaaaaagaGGACATGGAAGACCTCATCGCGTCAGTCGTAGGATATCCTTCCCAATAAAGTTCTTCccatttgttattgttagtggaATTGTTCTAGAATAACCGATTTAAATGCAGCATGACACCCCGTCTTTGCATGACCGACCTAAGGACAAATGAATATTGTTCAGCatttaaatagatttattaaACCGAGAATAGTCAACTGTGGGACGATCTGTACATCTATACCATTAAGCCAGTTTTTATATGGTTCTAAGCTGACCACCTTAATGTAATGAGTAATGAccgaaagagcaaaaaaaaaaaaaaaaaaaagcaacggcGTTAACAATTACCTGCAAATAAAACTATTGATATAATCGCCATTACCGTAATTGTAATGCCTGGGTAACGTCTCGATAATGGCGTTTCCCCCTCCACTGTAATCAATACaaagtattatataaatatatatgtgtatttgtacgtgtataaggtagatgaacacacacacacacacacacatatgtatatatgtatatatgtatatgtatatatatatatatatatatatatatatatatatatatatatatatatatatatgtgtgtgtgtgtgtgtgtgtgtgtgtgtgtgtgtgtgtgtatgagtttgtgtatgtatgtgtgtatgtgtgtgtgtgtgtgtgcgtgtgtgtgtgtgtttgtgtatgtaagtgtgtgtgtgtgtatgtgtgtgtgtgtgtgtgtgtttgtgtgtgtgtgtgtgtgtgtgtttgtgtatgtatgtgtgcatgtgtatgtgtatgtgtgtgtgtatgtttgtgtatgtatgtgtgtgtgtgtgtatttgtatgtgttatttgtgtatgtatgtgagtgttggtggtgtgtgtgtttgtgtatgtatgtgggtgtgtgtgtgtatgtgtgtgtgtgtgtgtgtgtttgtgtatgtatgtgtgtatgtgtatgtgtatgtgtgtgtgtatgtgtatgtgtatgtgtgtgtgtgtgtgtgttggcatttaTCAAACTACTCTGATAAATTTCCCTGCTACAGTGTGATGAAAGAATTATGACAGCCTGGCCGAACTATGTACAAGTTACCTCATTCACGGCGACGGAGCAATGGGAAAGGAATCGCTTGAGGGAGGCCAGTGCTAGTGGAAATGTTTGTGAAGGAAATTGATAAGAAAGGAGGCGAAGAAtggacaggaagaggaaaggggattagaagaagaagaggtagggaaagaaagaaagatgaatgagaagaaaagaaggaggagaaagaaaatgaagaggaatggGATGAAGTGTAAGAAGATGAGGAATAAAATCAaatggtaaagaagaagaaggctaataataataaaaataataataataaggaagagaaggagaagaaaagtttAAATGATGAAgagtaaaaagacaaagaaagaaaaaggtgaagacaaaaacgaagaagaaaaagaagcaaaaagaaaagaaagaaagaagaaaagaaagaaagaaaaaggagaaaaagaagaagtaaagaaaggaagaaaaaagaaaataaaaaagaaagaagaagcaaaaagaaaattaaaaagaaagaagaagaaggaggaagaggaggaggaataagccGATCGGTCACAACTTCGCTCATGAAATCTGACACTTCCTGACGCCGGTCCTTGGCACGgggagccaggggggggggggggaggaacgtcAGCTCAGGCAGTGacagcaaaacaaacacaaaaaatgggaaaaatagataaataaataaaagagagagtgaaaaagagtaaaaaaaagtttcataagGCAGGTTGGTATTAATagagataacgaagaagaaggtagagacgaagagatggaggatgaacatgagagaaggaaggaaaggaagaaggagaaatagaaggagtaaAAAGGACGAAGAAtgggagtagaagaaaaagatgagaactagaggaaacagaggcagagaagggggagaagtgaaagacgaagagagtgagtagaagacaaaataaagaggagaaaaaacaaagaaaaatataatggaaggagacaaagaaggaaaaatattttgCGTCTGTATTCCGTTCCGATCACTTATTTTTCAATCTTTTAATATTTGCAGAAGCCAAACCACCAGTTAATTGATTGATATgtcaacagaaaaataaaaaaagaacaacatcAAAAATGCCTGTAGCCATTACGTTAAATTGATTAATATGtcaacaggaaaataaaaaaaaacaccattatcAAAAATGCCTGCAGCCATTATATTAAATTGATTAATATGTCAACAGAAATATTTAAAAACACCATTAATAAAAATGCCTGCAGCCATTCCGTTAAGAAGTTTGCTTTTGCTCTCGCGTAAATAGACTTATACTCGCACCTACTTAAAGACATCAATATTATGCCCGCGATCTCTAAACTTTTCAAACTCGCGCGCTTTTTCAAAATTTAAaaaggcgcgcgcacacacacacacaacatacgcatttttgtgtatttttcctataatgtacatacacgtatacatacatataatcatttcCACGAAAGTAACAAGATAACAAGAGGCATGCAAACAAGCAGTCATGTCGCACGTGTAATCAAGCAACATATATCATACGCACATGTCATTGCTAAATACACGATCGAGGAGGAAGTAGTGTAGACGTGTTTGATCATTTCTTTGACTTTCTTTGTTGTCGATTTTAATGACCGGTATTGTCTCTTTCTCAGAATTTCGGCAATGAAGCTGTTTCCACGGCTTTGGCTGCGTGAGTATTCGTTTTAGAATACTcatttgtcaatatcattattgttattattatcattattattgtcaccatcattatttattattattattattattattattattattattattattattattattatcattattattattattattattattattattattgttattgtcaccatcattatttatcattatcatcattgttattgtcactattatttatttattattattattgacactatcattatttatcattattattattattgtcattatcatcatttaccatcattatcattattgacactatcattatttatcatcattattattattattttccaagTACATGTTTCTTGTATAATTATTAACGTATCAGctcagtgagaaaaaaaaagaatgaaaataagagtaacaataaatatattagtaaatagatgaataaataaataaaacaaattatgcatagttaaagaaaataaagaatggagaagagagaaactgcatgttaagaaaaatataaaataaatgcacCAAAaaacgtgtttttttgttttttttttaataacacaaAACGCTCACATTAAACTTTTAAAACAAGTAAGAGAATCCACGCCCATATCCCTATCTATCAACTCATCTGTCAACCCATCTATCGCcccatctatcaacctatctatccacccatttatcaccccccctaacccccccccacaaaaaaaaaaaaaaacactcccccCTTCAGTCGCATACACCGTGGGCGTGACGAGGTGCATGGGCGGCCTGCGCATTGTGGGCGGACCCGAGATGATCCCCGACCGCCCACATCCCCTCTGGGCGGCCACAGCGGGCGTTCTTGCCAGTCTACCGGAGAACGTGCGACTGACTTCGAAGGCGGTGAACGTTTGCTGCGCCGGAAACGTAGGTGAGGAACGTTCATAAGGGTCGTTttcgcttgatctctctctcttccttgcttatttttatcattattattattattgctatttttatcattattattattagtagtaatggaagtagtaatagtagtagtagtagtgtcaaaatgataataatgataatgataataataatatcattgtatcGTATGGATAAATAgcctatatgaataaataatatacgAATAAATGTTAAATAGATGAATAGTTCAATATGCAGACAactgtatatgtagagagagagagagagagagagagagagagagagagagagagagagagagagagagagagagagagagagagagagagagagagagagagagagagagaggcaaacagcaagagaaacaaagagaacaagaataCACAGAACGAGAactacccccccatcccacctcgcCTATACACTTAAACACCCCAGCAAACCTACCCgatctcctgcccccccccccccactcatccaccaaatcttcccccccttcactcctccaccAAAACATCAAGCGCCCCCTTCTGCAGACAGCTCCTTCCTCCTGCGAATGTGGACTTCCGAGGCCGTTCCACTAAGCGTGTGGAGCGAAGGAGAGTGGAGGTCCTTCCTGGCCCGATCCACCTACCAGGACGGGGCCACACACGTTATTGTGGGTACTAGGGCGTGGATACTGGACGTTCTGCTTCTGGTGAGTTACCGATCagctgactatttttttttttttttagatatcagttattattaattttatgttttttattattattagatatcagttattagatacacgtatatatgtgtgtgtgcgtgtgtgtgtgtgtgtgtgtgtgtgcgtgtgcgtgtgcgtgtgtgtgtgtgtgtgtgtgtgtgtgtgtgtgtgtgtgtgtgtgtgtgtgtgtgtgtgggtgtgtgggtgtgcatgtgtgtgcgtgtgtgtgtgtgtgtgtgtgtgtgtgtgtgtgtgtgtgtgtgtgtgtgtgtgtgtgtgtgtgtgtgtgtgcatgtgtgtgtgtgtgtgtgtttgtgtgtgcgtatgtgtgtgtgtgtgagtgtgtgggtgtgcgtgtgtgtgcgtgtgtatgtgtgtgtgtgtgtgtgtgtgtgtgtgtgtgtgtgtgtgtgtgtgtgtgtgtttgtgtgtgttgtgagtgtgtgggtgggtgtgcgtgtgtgtgtgtgtgtgtgcgcgcgtgtggtgtgtgtgtgtgtgtgtgtgtgtgtgtgtgtgtgtgtgtgtgtgtgtgtgtgtgtgtgtgtgtgtgtgtgtgtgtgtgtgtgtgtgtgtgtgtgtgtgtgtgtgtgtgtgcgtgtgtacgtgtgtgtgtgtaagtgtgagtgtgtgtttgtgcgtctgcatgcgtgtgtgtgcatgtgcgtgtgtgtgcatgtgtgtgtgtgcctgatgcGTCAATTCACAGCAAACAAGTAACAgccattcatttactttttatgtCTTCCAGATTGGCGAATCAATCAGGAACAAATCAATCAACATACAGGTGGGAATTTGATAAGAatcaaagaaaactaaaaacagaaaaaatgatgataatagtcgaataaataaataaatcttaaaaatgaaatacaacataaaacataaatatatcaacgattagaaaattatgaaaatattaataagataaatcatcaataaaaacaacaaataagaataataagacgaaatcaacaagaacaacactaaaataatggaatgaaaataaacaaaaaataaaatacgcTCGTGGCCCCTCTTtcaaatcaccccccccctcctcccaccagaAGACGCAGTGGGTGGCCGTATCCACCGAGCAAGCAGACGGGGCTTTCAGGAGAGCCCTCGAAAACAACCTGCCGGAGATGACCAGGTTCCTCCTCCTGCAGGAAAATCGGCCGAAAACCAAGAGGAATCCTGGCAAATCCACAAATTCCTCAGTTCTCTCAAAAGCCAACGAACCTTCCTCGTTTTCCTCAATTTCCCAAATGTCCTCAAATTCCTCAAAACCCAACGAACCTTCCTCAGTTTCCTCAATGTCCTCAAATCCCTCAAAACCCAACGAACCTTCCTCGTTTTCCCCAATTTCCCCAATTTCCTCAAAGACCTCAAAACCCTCCTCAACTACTTCAATACCCACCAAAGAGTCCCCTAAAACCCCAACGATGTCTCAAGTCGTCATCCACTTAGCCGAGTATCCCGGTGACGGAGGCCCGGCCATCCTCCGGTGGGCGGGGTCCTGGGACGATGGGCGGGGCGTGAGGCTTCAGGATCCTCCCCTTCAGTTCAAGCCCCCGGAGCACTTCCACGGGAGGAACATGACCCTGACGACCGTGCATgtaagatatgtagatagatagatagatagaaggatggatggatggatggataggtagatagattgatggatggatagatagataggtagatagatagatgggtagaaagataaatggatggatgaaaagataggtagatagatagatagatcgatagatagataggtagatagatagatagatggatagtctgatggacagacagatagacaaaaatataggtagacagataaatagatagactggaagataagtagatagataaataaataaattgaaaacgagatagatagacagatagactgaaatacagatagatagatcgacatagatagatagataaacatgttaACAAgtatagagatagacatatagatagctagacagatatttGAAACATTCTTATTGCCAAAATTGAATATACAAACAGTAATGGAACATATCGTACATTTTTTAAGCAGAACTTTTCAGGCAAGAGATGTAAACACTATGAACATATACTATTTACAAGAGGACAAATACaagaatacacactcacacacatatacacacgtaaacacacccacacacacacgtaaacacacccacacacacgtaaacacacaaacacacacacacacacatacacacatacgcgcgtaaacacccacacacatatacacacccacacacacacacacacacatacacacatacgcgcgtaaacacccacacacatatacacacgcacacacacgtaaacacacacacacacacacacacacgtaaacacacccacacacacgtaaacacaaacacacccacacacgcacacacatacaaacgcacatacacatacacacatacaagaaaaaaTGTACAAGGTGTGAACCTATGACGAGGACAGGTACTCTATTAAATGAACTGGTTGTGAATGGCATGTTTGTATGAATTATTAATCGAAGTATAAGTCTAATACGGCAGTCCATCCATAACCCATCGAGTTAGGTCAATTAGGGCCCGCAGCGAAGGTGGCCACACCCTTGTACATAGCCTTAGCCAAACaccttaaaaagagagagaaagaaggaaaattacaccttaaaaagagagagaagggaaattacaccttaaaagagaaaaaaagggaaattacaactttaaatagagagaaaaaaggaaaattataacttatagagagagagagaagtgaaattacaccttaactgagagagagaaagaaggaaaattacaccttaaaaatagagagaaaaaggaaaattataccttaaaaagagagaaaaaagggaaattacaccttaaaaaagaaaaaaatgaaaaattacaccttaaagagagaaagaaaaaggaaaattacaccttaaaaatagaaagaaaagggaaaatcacaccttaaaaagagagagagaagggaaatcacatcgtaaaaagagaggaaaaaggtaaaTTACaccttaaaaagagagaaaaagggaaaagaacatCTCACTTCAGACGACAACGCGGATTCGATATTCAATATTGCCAAGTACCTAAAAACTCTCACATATCCGAGATCACGACGTCATCACAGGTACGGGACCATCCATAAAAAATGTTGGACTTTGGAATTGCCAATTTTGATACTCGTTTAAGAGgcgtttctttaatttctttatcattggtattgcatGTGGGTGTGATGAATGACTCACTCTGGGTCTCGACGTGAGCGTAgcgcaagaacccccccccccccaatgataataataataataattataataataataatgataataataataataataataataataataataataataataataataataataatgataataataataggtagaaggagaacaacaagaagaaaaaaataggtaggaggagaagaacagaTGGAGAATAagccggaggagaagaagaaaaagaaaaaaataggtagaaGGAGAATAAGCccaagaggaagaaacaaaaaaacaaacaaacaaaataaaaaaggtagaaggagaagaactGAAGGAGAATAagccgaagaaaaagaagaaagaaagaaacaaacaaaagacatgtagaaggagaagaaaagaaggacaacaagccgaagaagaagaagaagaagaagaaacaggttTTCGACTCTCGCTGTATTTACATACGTGAGTTCCGAATCTGTGGAGGATTGGAGTCCCCAGTGCAAAGACGTATGtatacattgataaaaaaaaagcaatagatggatagacaggcaattaagtagggagagatagatagattgacagataaataaatggacggagagagagagagagagagagtaggaatagGAATAACACTGACCAAAtttttaaatatgaataaaaaacagtTTAAGAtaatgcaaaaagaagaaaaaaaaaaactcatataaACAAACCGATTTAGAAAATACGATTTCAAAAGATCGAACCCATAAcacacccttcttctccccctccccttcccttccaccttctcctccaccctactGCTTcttaacccaccccaaccccctcccgctccttctcctccccaacccccaccccctccttccccttcccttcctcctccttcaccctccccaaccccttcccactccctcccctccctctccctctcctaccccctcctgcccctccccatctcacaccctccctcttctccccttcccttccaccttcaccccaccctctccctctcccaccccacaaaatccttcctccccacctcccttcccttcacccacctccttcccgttcctcctccttcacccacctcacctctcccatcccctcccaccccacaccctccccacccctccctcccacctcctccttctcctcctccagaaACCACGCGTTTTCGAAGTCGAAGCTCCGGACGGCGCCCTGAGAACCACCCTGCAGGAGGTCGACGGCTACGTGGCGGAGGTCGTGAGAATCCTGCAGAAGCGGCTCAATTTCTCCGCCgttctcaccaccaccaacacgttCGGAAGCCTGCAGGAGAACGGCTCTTGGAACGGCATGATGAGCTATCTGTGGGAGGCGGTTAGTTCGAGaggaatctgttttttttttttcttcttttttttttttcttttttttagctctttctctgtctaattatttttctctcgaaCGCGATGTCTctattatattatgtttttttttccatttgtgtctctctttctctctgtctctctgtctctgcctgtcactctctttctctctgtctgtctgtctgtctgtctgtctctctctctttctctttgtctctctgtctctgtctctgtctctctctttctctctgtctgtctgtctctctctccctctctctttatctccctatctctctctctctctctctctctctctctctctctctctctctctctctctctctctctctctctctctctctctctatctatctatctatctctctctccttttatctttccgaAATATATTTTTCGTCACCTTTTAAAGTTGCAAACGTAAATGTACAGGTTATTTCCCTCATTAGTCTACATCCCTACTCACAGTTCTCTTCTTAGAAAGCACTAGatactttcttcccctctcccctgcttcttcccttatccccttcccatccccctattctcccctcttccctatt from Penaeus vannamei isolate JL-2024 chromosome 26, ASM4276789v1, whole genome shotgun sequence harbors:
- the LOC138866655 gene encoding glutamate receptor-like, with amino-acid sequence MGGLRIVGGPEMIPDRPHPLWAATAGVLASLPENVRLTSKAVNVCCAGNVDSSFLLRMWTSEAVPLSVWSEGEWRSFLARSTYQDGATHVIVGTRAWILDVLLLIGESIRNKSINIQKTQWVAVSTEQADGAFRRALENNLPEMTRFLLLQENRPKTKRNPGKSTNSSVLSKANEPSSFSSISQMSSNSSKPNEPSSVSSMSSNPSKPNEPSSFSPISPISSKTSKPSSTTSIPTKESPKTPTMSQVVIHLAEYPGDGGPAILRWAGSWDDGRGVRLQDPPLQFKPPEHFHGRNMTLTTVHKPRVFEVEAPDGALRTTLQEVDGYVAEVVRILQKRLNFSAVLTTTNTFGSLQENGSWNGMMSYLWEAEADLSPLDFSPSWDRAQAVDFSEWFSTDDVIVISKAPQPLVKPFLVFEVFTAWVWFAVVASAVTSGLLLWGVDCLVKRAVAPKMIAKETASVSVGEMVASALKLFVLQGNQKWGSTLPGRALASCLFLVAISVVALYQGYIIAFLAVPRKAAPINSAFDLMARLPQVKPVVRKNTVYYHFVVNFETFSPIAANLEFHQDTFLNTWDFFQLIHKGKYALIDTYSSGVGRAASFETQGKECRFYVSKNVLKGDLDLMAHRQNSIFRERVDRALTQLRSFGIIEKVKNAFYSTSCERETGKRDPMALGLTQVQGAFYLLLAGIGISICGILTEFVVAFGNRGWNASKK